A DNA window from Gemmatimonadaceae bacterium contains the following coding sequences:
- a CDS encoding substrate-binding domain-containing protein → MIEPGVGAIVLRHRVDRVRQWQSLFRKKDTMQYLHRSWVRGAAVALIGILAGAGSSARAQGEKVKPQGAEPPSDFPITQAWKDFKMLRVCGDPENMPFSDRQQQGFENKIADVLASALGDSVVYTWWPHRRGFVRNTLSASECDVVMGVPAGYDPVLTTSPYYRSTYYIVTRADRHLNIRSLDDPRLKSLKVGVGLIGDDYTNTPPAQALGTHGVTQNVRGFSLFYDEDTHPQDIVNAVANGTIDVALVWGPVAGYFANASSVPLSLAALPDSDSASGVRFAYDVAIGVRHSDREFKATLDSLLTEKRDTIQGILRAYHVPTLELKP, encoded by the coding sequence GTGATCGAACCCGGTGTCGGAGCGATCGTGCTCCGGCACCGGGTTGATCGCGTTAGGCAGTGGCAGTCACTCTTTCGAAAGAAGGACACCATGCAGTACTTGCATCGCAGCTGGGTTCGTGGCGCCGCTGTCGCGCTGATCGGCATTCTGGCCGGCGCCGGGTCGAGCGCGCGGGCGCAGGGGGAGAAGGTCAAGCCCCAGGGGGCGGAGCCGCCGAGCGATTTTCCGATCACGCAGGCGTGGAAGGATTTCAAGATGCTGCGCGTGTGCGGCGATCCGGAGAACATGCCCTTCTCGGACCGGCAGCAACAGGGTTTCGAAAACAAGATCGCCGATGTCCTCGCCAGTGCGTTAGGCGACTCGGTGGTGTACACCTGGTGGCCGCATCGGCGCGGGTTCGTGCGCAACACGCTGAGCGCATCGGAGTGCGACGTGGTGATGGGCGTCCCGGCCGGATACGACCCGGTGCTGACCACGAGTCCGTACTACCGGTCGACGTACTACATCGTGACGCGCGCCGATCGCCATTTGAACATCCGGTCGCTGGACGATCCGCGGCTCAAGTCGTTGAAAGTCGGCGTCGGTCTGATCGGCGACGACTACACGAACACGCCGCCGGCGCAGGCGTTGGGCACTCATGGCGTGACGCAGAACGTGCGCGGATTCAGTCTGTTTTACGATGAAGACACCCATCCGCAGGACATCGTGAACGCGGTGGCGAATGGGACGATCGACGTGGCGCTGGTGTGGGGGCCGGTGGCTGGGTATTTCGCCAATGCGTCATCGGTGCCGCTGAGCCTGGCCGCGCTCCCGGACTCCGACAGCGCGAGCGGTGTGCGGTTTGCGTACGACGTTGCGATCGGGGTCCGTCACTCGGATCGCGAATTCAAGGCAACGCTCGACTCGTTGCTAACGGAGAAGCGGGATACGATTCAAGGGATCCTGCGGGCCTATCACGTGCCGACGCTGGAGCTCAAGCCCTGA
- a CDS encoding c-type cytochrome, with protein MRGRRTFSHRAGGLCFFAVCLVAVAAFACSKDSATARASTATPAGSTATVAAAKPGDTVTVPTGTYCDKPNDSAEVWNEANHHRSDPLAVSQQEYDGWKMFHVYCYRCHGTDALGSDIAPNLRHSLGPEGGVNKACFITTVWNGRPPKGMPTWSTLLDSTQINNLYAYVTARSMGGLAPGRPHLGQVSK; from the coding sequence ATGCGTGGCCGGCGTACCTTCAGTCACCGGGCCGGCGGCCTGTGTTTCTTTGCCGTGTGCCTGGTGGCGGTGGCGGCCTTCGCGTGCTCGAAGGACAGCGCAACGGCGCGGGCATCGACCGCGACACCCGCCGGCTCGACCGCGACCGTCGCGGCAGCGAAGCCGGGGGACACGGTGACGGTGCCCACGGGGACGTACTGCGACAAGCCTAACGATTCGGCCGAGGTGTGGAACGAGGCGAATCATCATCGGTCGGATCCGCTGGCGGTCTCGCAGCAGGAGTACGATGGCTGGAAGATGTTCCACGTCTACTGCTATCGGTGCCACGGGACGGACGCGTTGGGCAGCGACATCGCGCCCAATCTTCGTCACTCGTTAGGCCCGGAAGGCGGCGTGAACAAGGCGTGTTTCATCACGACCGTCTGGAACGGGCGGCCGCCGAAGGGCATGCCGACGTGGAGCACGCTCCTCGATTCGACGCAGATCAACAACCTGTACGCCTACGTGACGGCCCGCAGCATGGGCGGGTTGGCGCCGGGGCGGCCCCACCTCGGGCAGGTATCGAAGTAG
- a CDS encoding pentapeptide repeat-containing protein codes for MRRLAVMLAGAAAMAVASTVALGCDRPGRSGAAPETAGTAVADAGRRLTRDQVIAALARATDQRPANFAGDDLSGLDLSGVDFKEANLSRARLVGTRFVHARMFGVTLSGAVAQGADFSNAVLDVSVMRGTDLSRASFRDASLYAAIMIGANLTDADLTRARVIAALNNATLVRAKLDSANLGADRGNQPMGLMFTNLTDADLSGADLSHANLQKASLVRATLTGANLAGADVSYADFDQAIVTRVRGTSELVGLSRALHVPNTW; via the coding sequence ATGCGGAGACTCGCTGTGATGCTGGCCGGCGCGGCCGCGATGGCCGTGGCGTCGACGGTTGCGTTAGGCTGCGACCGGCCGGGCCGGTCCGGCGCGGCGCCAGAGACGGCGGGGACGGCGGTCGCCGACGCGGGGCGGCGGTTGACGCGCGATCAAGTGATCGCCGCGCTCGCGCGGGCGACGGACCAGCGGCCGGCGAATTTTGCGGGAGATGATCTCTCGGGCCTGGATCTGTCCGGCGTCGACTTCAAAGAGGCGAACCTCAGTCGCGCCCGGCTCGTGGGGACGCGCTTCGTGCACGCGAGAATGTTCGGCGTGACGCTGAGCGGCGCGGTGGCCCAGGGAGCGGACTTCTCGAACGCCGTGTTGGACGTATCGGTAATGCGCGGCACCGATCTCAGTCGCGCGTCGTTCCGCGACGCGAGCCTATACGCGGCGATCATGATCGGCGCCAACCTCACCGATGCGGATCTCACGCGGGCGCGTGTGATCGCCGCGCTCAACAACGCGACGTTGGTGCGGGCGAAGCTCGACAGCGCGAACCTCGGTGCGGACCGCGGCAATCAGCCGATGGGCCTCATGTTCACGAATCTCACCGACGCGGATCTTTCCGGCGCCGACCTCTCTCATGCGAATTTGCAGAAGGCGTCGTTGGTGCGGGCCACGCTGACTGGCGCGAATCTCGCCGGCGCCGACGTCTCGTACGCGGACTTCGATCAGGCCATCGTGACACGGGTGCGCGGCACGAGCGAGCTCGTCGGCCTGTCGAGAGCGCTCCATGTGCCTAACACATGGTGA
- a CDS encoding beta-ribofuranosylaminobenzene 5'-phosphate synthase family protein: MRAESPPAAAVFVEAPARLHFGMLDLRGALGRRFGGIGAAVPNPSLRLEAAPAPSLTAEGPSPAANRAVQFGRRVLAHHGIETGAHIRIHSAIPAHSGLGSGTQLALAVARALAELYALPTDVDHLARITGRAQRSAIGTWLFAEGGFVLEGGRRTGSKDPAPRLARFDLPETWRCVVAIPPGKAGMSGTAENAAFAHLPPPPERSVMRVSHLVLMALLPALAEGDLRTFGHALTEIQCINGRWFAPAQGGAFSPGPGAALIEQMTEWGAAGVGQSSWGPAVYGIVDGDNAATQLAAHVREHAPDAAVFCGPFANAAARVWREPPSDADRALR, encoded by the coding sequence GTGCGCGCTGAGTCGCCGCCGGCGGCCGCCGTGTTCGTCGAGGCGCCGGCGCGCCTCCACTTCGGCATGCTCGATCTTCGCGGCGCGTTAGGCCGCCGATTCGGCGGCATCGGCGCCGCGGTACCGAACCCGTCGCTTCGCCTCGAAGCAGCGCCCGCGCCATCACTCACCGCCGAGGGCCCGTCGCCGGCCGCAAACCGCGCGGTGCAGTTCGGCCGTCGCGTGCTCGCGCACCATGGCATCGAGACCGGCGCGCACATCCGCATCCACAGCGCGATCCCCGCGCATTCAGGGTTAGGCTCCGGCACTCAGCTCGCGCTGGCGGTCGCCCGTGCGCTTGCCGAGTTGTACGCGCTGCCCACCGACGTCGATCATCTCGCCCGCATCACGGGCCGCGCCCAACGCTCGGCCATCGGCACGTGGCTGTTCGCCGAGGGCGGGTTCGTACTCGAGGGCGGTCGCCGCACCGGGAGCAAAGATCCCGCGCCTCGACTCGCTCGCTTCGATCTGCCGGAAACGTGGCGCTGTGTCGTCGCCATTCCACCCGGAAAGGCCGGCATGAGCGGAACGGCCGAAAACGCGGCGTTCGCGCATTTGCCGCCGCCGCCCGAGCGCAGCGTGATGCGCGTCTCGCACCTGGTGCTCATGGCGCTGCTGCCCGCGCTCGCCGAAGGCGATCTCCGCACGTTCGGCCACGCCCTCACCGAAATTCAGTGCATCAACGGCCGCTGGTTCGCACCGGCGCAGGGCGGGGCATTCTCCCCCGGACCCGGGGCCGCACTCATCGAACAGATGACGGAGTGGGGCGCCGCCGGCGTTGGGCAGAGCTCCTGGGGACCAGCCGTGTACGGCATCGTCGACGGCGACAACGCCGCAACGCAGCTCGCCGCGCACGTTCGCGAACACGCTCCAGACGCCGCGGTCTTCTGCGGCCCGTTCGCCAATGCTGCCGCCCGTGTATGGCGCGAGCCGCCCTCCGACGCCGATCGCGCACTCCGTTAG
- a CDS encoding DUF447 domain-containing protein, whose protein sequence is MIIESILTTLDEAGRVNIAPMGVEWGDEHLVLKPFLETTTFHNVSATRVAVINTTDDVVIFARTAIGTAEFPTHPATRVRGVVLDAACSWREIEVVSIDATPPRSRIESRVVHHGTQREFIGFNRARGAVLEAAILSTRTHLLPAEEILAGFERLQVIVDKTAGPREREAMALLDTYVRDTLHAPASRAR, encoded by the coding sequence ATGATCATCGAATCGATCCTCACCACGCTCGATGAAGCAGGCCGTGTCAATATCGCCCCGATGGGCGTCGAATGGGGCGACGAACACCTGGTCCTCAAGCCGTTCCTCGAAACGACCACGTTCCACAACGTCAGCGCGACGCGAGTCGCCGTGATCAACACCACCGATGATGTCGTGATCTTCGCGCGAACCGCCATCGGCACCGCGGAGTTTCCGACACACCCTGCGACGCGCGTCCGGGGAGTCGTCCTCGATGCCGCGTGCTCCTGGCGCGAAATCGAAGTCGTGTCCATCGACGCCACGCCGCCGCGCTCGCGCATCGAGTCGCGCGTCGTGCACCACGGCACCCAGCGCGAATTCATCGGCTTCAACCGCGCCCGCGGCGCCGTGCTCGAAGCGGCAATCCTGTCGACCCGCACCCACCTCCTGCCCGCCGAGGAGATCCTCGCCGGCTTCGAGCGGCTCCAGGTGATCGTCGACAAAACCGCCGGCCCGCGAGAGCGCGAAGCGATGGCACTGCTCGACACCTACGTGCGCGACACGCTGCATGCGCCGGCGTCCCGTGCGCGCTGA
- a CDS encoding aminotransferase class IV has protein sequence MTAARTAPGRAHDPGAAQATPNGNPAPLLWVDGRRADPSRAAISAFDRGFTLGDGVFETMRIAHGAVFRLDRHLERLAAGAKIMGLAIPEDVPDTIAAAANTAFDLGWADAALRLTLTRGAGARGVAPPVASEPVTVLTVHDMPPAAPIAARAVRVRVAEGRRNEFAPTAGVKTLSYADNIVALSQARAAGADDALFLDTAGHLSEATASNIFLVSGSMLRTPPRSCGILPGVTRAAVLELAAALQLAAREEVLETRDLADADEAFLTSAIRGIAPIASADDRSLPNGAPGPVTARLAAALDDLVARECRQ, from the coding sequence ATGACGGCGGCGCGCACGGCGCCGGGTCGCGCGCACGACCCAGGCGCGGCGCAAGCGACGCCTAACGGAAATCCCGCCCCGCTCCTCTGGGTGGACGGCCGCCGCGCCGATCCCTCCCGCGCGGCGATTTCCGCGTTCGACCGCGGCTTCACACTCGGCGATGGCGTCTTCGAGACGATGCGCATCGCGCACGGCGCCGTGTTCCGCCTCGATCGCCATCTCGAACGGCTCGCCGCCGGCGCGAAGATCATGGGACTGGCCATCCCGGAGGATGTGCCCGACACCATCGCCGCAGCTGCGAACACCGCGTTCGATCTCGGTTGGGCCGACGCGGCCCTCCGCCTTACGCTCACCCGCGGCGCCGGTGCGCGCGGCGTCGCGCCGCCCGTCGCCTCCGAGCCGGTCACCGTGCTCACCGTGCACGACATGCCGCCTGCGGCACCGATCGCCGCTCGCGCAGTCCGCGTTCGCGTCGCCGAGGGCCGCCGCAACGAGTTCGCGCCAACCGCCGGTGTGAAAACGCTGTCGTATGCCGATAACATCGTCGCGCTCAGCCAGGCGCGGGCCGCCGGCGCCGACGACGCCCTCTTCCTCGACACCGCAGGCCACCTCTCGGAGGCGACCGCCAGCAACATTTTTCTCGTCAGCGGCTCGATGCTTCGCACCCCGCCGCGCAGCTGCGGCATCTTGCCGGGCGTCACCCGCGCCGCGGTGCTCGAGCTCGCCGCCGCGCTCCAGCTCGCGGCCCGCGAAGAAGTGCTCGAGACGCGGGACCTCGCGGACGCGGACGAAGCGTTTCTCACCAGCGCCATTCGCGGCATCGCGCCGATAGCGAGCGCCGACGATCGATCACTGCCTAACGGAGCGCCCGGGCCCGTTACCGCGCGCCTCGCCGCGGCCCTCGACGACCTCGTGGCCCGCGAGTGCCGGCAATGA
- a CDS encoding aminodeoxychorismate/anthranilate synthase component II gives MILLIDNYDSFVYNLARYVRELGSEPLVRRNDAISLDEVAALAPQRIIISPGPCSPAEAGMSTDLIRCFGGRVPILGVCLGHQCIGAAYGAEIVRARVPMHGKTSRIHHDGSGVFTDLPSPFIATRYHSLVIAPASLPSSLRVTATSDDGEIMAVEHREHLVVGVQFHPESALTEHGYRLLDRFLHGDQARGESLPDRADLAFAAPEPDAFVPPPVELVR, from the coding sequence ATGATTCTGCTCATCGACAACTACGACTCGTTCGTCTACAACCTCGCCCGCTACGTGCGCGAGTTGGGCAGCGAGCCGCTCGTTCGTCGAAACGACGCCATTTCCCTCGATGAGGTCGCGGCGCTCGCGCCGCAGCGGATCATCATCTCGCCAGGCCCCTGCTCGCCCGCCGAGGCCGGCATGTCCACCGACCTGATCCGCTGCTTTGGCGGCCGCGTTCCGATCCTCGGCGTTTGCTTGGGACACCAATGCATCGGCGCCGCCTACGGCGCCGAGATCGTGCGGGCCCGCGTCCCGATGCACGGCAAGACGTCGCGCATCCACCACGATGGCAGCGGCGTCTTTACCGATCTGCCGTCGCCGTTCATCGCGACGCGATATCATTCGTTAGTCATCGCGCCCGCCTCGCTGCCGTCGAGCCTTCGGGTGACGGCGACGTCCGATGATGGCGAGATCATGGCCGTCGAGCACCGCGAGCATCTCGTGGTCGGCGTGCAGTTTCACCCCGAGTCGGCGCTCACCGAACACGGCTATCGCCTGCTCGACCGGTTTCTCCACGGCGACCAGGCGCGGGGCGAATCGCTTCCCGATCGCGCCGACCTCGCGTTCGCCGCGCCCGAACCCGACGCATTCGTGCCGCCTCCCGTGGAGCTCGTCCGATGA
- the pabB gene encoding aminodeoxychorismate synthase component I: MTLPLAEELLPPPDPESACAALAALPYVLFLDSATAHTSARDAGARDRYSFLAADPAIVVRCKAGRAERIDYRDGSRTAVPGHGLAEVRRLLQPFESEPVPGLPPFQGGAAGYIAYDWGAVLERLPAPRYDDLAIPDIVIALYDCVVAWDHDEHRAWIMSSGLPDEGPARAARARARLTELARRLAQPEVSRGGRMPVRHEAARAPAYPVTDVAAPQTIGLRSSFTHRGYLDAVTRVREYIVAGDIFQANVSQRLEAPLRESTWSLYQRLRALNPAPFSAYLAFEELHVLSASPERFLRLDAARRVEARPIKGTRPRGIHPAHDAALGRALADSAKDRAENLMIVDLLRNDLSRVCAPRTVRVPELFALEHYSTVHHLVSTITGELEDGRDAVDLLTATFPGGSITGAPKVRAMEIIAELEPSRRGVYCGSIGYISTTGVMDTSIVIRTYQALGDTVYFSVGGGIVADSDPEQEYRETLDKARALIDALALTAPAHR, from the coding sequence ATGACCCTCCCGCTCGCCGAGGAGCTCCTCCCGCCGCCGGACCCCGAATCCGCGTGCGCCGCCCTCGCCGCACTGCCGTACGTGTTGTTCCTCGACAGCGCTACGGCCCACACCAGCGCCCGCGACGCCGGCGCCCGCGACCGATACTCGTTTCTCGCCGCCGATCCGGCGATCGTCGTGCGATGCAAAGCGGGCCGCGCCGAGCGCATTGACTATCGCGATGGTTCGCGCACGGCGGTGCCCGGCCATGGCCTCGCGGAAGTCCGACGTCTGCTACAGCCCTTCGAATCGGAGCCGGTGCCCGGCCTGCCGCCGTTTCAGGGAGGCGCGGCCGGCTACATCGCCTACGACTGGGGCGCAGTGCTCGAACGTCTCCCGGCGCCGCGCTACGATGATCTGGCGATTCCCGATATCGTCATCGCCCTCTACGACTGCGTCGTCGCCTGGGACCACGACGAACACCGGGCCTGGATCATGTCGTCCGGCCTACCAGACGAGGGGCCGGCCCGCGCCGCCCGCGCGCGCGCCCGCCTAACAGAACTGGCGCGCCGCCTGGCGCAGCCCGAGGTATCGCGCGGCGGCCGGATGCCAGTTAGGCATGAAGCGGCCCGCGCGCCGGCGTACCCGGTCACCGACGTCGCCGCGCCGCAGACCATCGGCCTTCGATCCTCCTTCACACACCGCGGCTACCTCGACGCGGTCACACGCGTGCGCGAGTACATCGTGGCCGGCGACATCTTCCAGGCCAATGTCTCGCAACGCCTCGAGGCGCCGCTGCGCGAATCCACGTGGTCGCTGTACCAACGACTGCGCGCGCTCAATCCCGCGCCGTTCTCGGCGTACCTCGCCTTCGAGGAACTCCACGTGCTCAGCGCATCGCCCGAGCGCTTTCTGCGCCTCGATGCGGCACGCCGCGTGGAAGCACGCCCCATCAAAGGCACACGCCCCCGCGGCATCCACCCGGCCCACGACGCCGCGTTGGGCCGCGCCCTCGCCGACAGCGCAAAGGACCGCGCCGAAAACCTCATGATCGTCGACCTGCTCCGCAACGACCTGTCCCGCGTGTGCGCGCCGCGCACCGTGCGCGTGCCTGAATTATTCGCACTGGAACACTATTCAACCGTGCACCACCTCGTGTCCACCATCACCGGTGAGCTCGAGGACGGACGCGACGCCGTGGACCTGCTCACTGCAACCTTCCCCGGTGGTTCCATCACCGGCGCACCCAAAGTCCGCGCCATGGAGATCATCGCCGAGCTCGAGCCGTCGCGCCGCGGCGTCTATTGCGGCTCCATCGGCTACATCTCCACCACCGGCGTCATGGACACGAGCATCGTCATCCGCACCTATCAGGCGCTCGGCGACACGGTGTACTTTAGTGTAGGTGGCGGCATCGTCGCCGACTCCGATCCCGAACAGGAGTACCGCGAGACTCTCGACAAGGCGCGCGCACTCATCGATGCCCTGGCGCTCACTGCCCCGGCGCACCGCTGA
- a CDS encoding DUF6513 domain-containing protein, translating to MSDRAVTPTRVLFVTGRLAEPALRRTLDRMTPPFAFDVAVMHITVAALMTTPWIARFLPAPPASHTDLVLIPGLCEGDTGVIAERMGVRVAKGPKDLREIPEYFGQEALQRDYGDYDIEILAEINNAPRWSRDALLAEAHRLHETGADVIDIGCTPGLAFPELAPVVRELVAAGMHVSVDSFDAGEIMTAVDAGASLVLSINGSNLAVARQLAGRGVRVVAVPDFGASLDTLEPTIRELSSLGIPYLIDPVIDPIGFGFVASLERFIDTRRRHPEAPMMMGIGNLTELTAADTTGVNAILIAMCEELGVRMVLTTEVIGWARGAVREVDIARRLMHYAIRNKVAPKHIDDRLVTVKDQRILSYGDDELRELQSHITDPNFRIFTDRESIVVLNRELFVRGTDIQQIFSQLGVTEAAHAFYLGKELAKAKLAITLGKTYRQEGQLDWGYLTPADDAVAEHVRLTQRSRRAERAARAREGREPPDTGSEPE from the coding sequence GCGCACGCTCGATCGCATGACGCCTCCGTTCGCGTTCGACGTCGCCGTCATGCACATCACCGTCGCCGCGCTCATGACCACACCGTGGATCGCGCGCTTCCTTCCTGCGCCGCCGGCATCCCATACCGATCTCGTCCTCATCCCCGGCCTCTGCGAGGGCGACACGGGTGTCATCGCCGAGCGCATGGGCGTCCGCGTCGCCAAGGGACCGAAGGACCTGCGCGAGATTCCCGAGTACTTCGGCCAGGAAGCGCTGCAGCGCGACTACGGCGACTACGACATCGAGATCCTCGCCGAGATCAACAACGCGCCGCGCTGGTCGCGCGACGCGCTGCTCGCCGAAGCGCACCGGCTGCACGAGACGGGCGCCGATGTCATCGACATCGGCTGCACGCCCGGACTCGCGTTCCCCGAGCTGGCACCCGTCGTGCGCGAGCTCGTGGCGGCCGGCATGCACGTCAGCGTCGACAGCTTCGACGCCGGCGAAATCATGACAGCGGTCGACGCCGGCGCGTCGCTCGTCCTCAGCATCAACGGCTCCAACCTCGCAGTCGCGCGGCAGCTCGCCGGCCGCGGCGTACGCGTCGTCGCCGTGCCCGACTTCGGCGCCTCGCTCGACACACTCGAGCCGACCATCCGCGAGCTGTCATCGTTAGGCATCCCGTATCTCATCGATCCTGTCATCGATCCGATCGGCTTCGGCTTCGTCGCGTCGCTCGAGCGCTTCATCGACACCCGGCGCCGCCATCCCGAGGCGCCGATGATGATGGGCATCGGCAACCTCACCGAGCTCACCGCCGCCGACACTACCGGCGTCAACGCGATCCTCATTGCAATGTGCGAGGAGCTCGGCGTGCGCATGGTCCTGACGACGGAGGTCATCGGCTGGGCGCGGGGCGCCGTTCGGGAGGTGGACATCGCGCGACGCCTCATGCACTACGCGATCCGCAACAAGGTCGCGCCGAAGCACATCGATGACCGGCTCGTCACGGTCAAGGATCAGCGCATTCTGTCGTACGGCGACGACGAGCTCCGCGAGCTGCAGTCGCACATTACCGATCCCAACTTCCGGATCTTCACCGATCGCGAATCGATCGTCGTGCTCAACCGCGAGCTGTTCGTGCGCGGCACGGACATCCAGCAGATCTTCTCACAGTTAGGCGTGACCGAGGCCGCCCATGCTTTCTACCTCGGCAAGGAGCTGGCGAAAGCGAAGCTCGCCATCACGCTCGGCAAGACGTACCGGCAGGAAGGCCAGCTCGACTGGGGCTACCTCACACCCGCCGACGACGCGGTCGCCGAGCACGTCCGCCTAACGCAACGGTCGCGCCGCGCCGAGCGCGCTGCCCGCGCGCGCGAGGGAAGGGAGCCGCCCGACACCGGATCCGAGCCCGAATGA